The following proteins come from a genomic window of Megalobrama amblycephala isolate DHTTF-2021 linkage group LG1, ASM1881202v1, whole genome shotgun sequence:
- the slc16a3a gene encoding monocarboxylate transporter 4-like produces MGGVALDDGGCRVKAPDGGWGWAVLFGCFVITGFSYAFPKAVSVFFKELIREFGVGYSDTAWISSILLAMLYGTGPLCSILVNRFGCRPVMLVGGLFASLGMILASFATSIIHIYLCIGVITGLGLALNFQPSLIMLNRYFSEKRPLANGLAAAGSPVALCCLSPLGQILQYEYGWRGGFLILGGILLNCCACGALMRPLVPPKKSETPGIENTPDDVAKPKPKLLDFSVFRDRGFVIYTIAASIMVLGLFVPPVFVVSYAKELGNEDTKSALLLTILGFVDIFARPTCGIIAGLRWVRPRCVYLFSFALIFNGITDLVGSLSKDYNSLVVFCIFFGISYGMVGALQFEVLMAIVGTEKFSSAIGLVLLLEAIAVLVGPPSAGRLLDSTKNYMFVFLLAGIEVVTSALVLAICNFLFIKRKPEAPEAAVEAGEAVEAKNHSSTPPIGEPHKANGNSEKQRDPGDLRPESAVEDPTEVETFLKCKDKNITCSPESDL; encoded by the exons ATGGGTGGAGTGGCATTGGATGACGGTGGTTGTAGAGTGAAGGCTCCTGATGGTGGCTGGGGTTGGGCTGTGCTCTTTGGTTGCTTCGTCATCACAGGTTTCTCCTACGCCTTTCCAAAGGCTGTCAGTGTCTTCTTCAAGGAGCTGATTAGAGAGTTTGGGGTGGGCTACAGTGACACAGCCTGGATCTCCTCCATCCTATTGGCTATGCTTTATGGCACTG GGCCTTTATGCAGCATTTTAGTGAATCGATTCGGGTGTCGTCCAGTGATGTTGGTGGGCGGCCTCTTTGCATCATTGGGAATGATCTTGGCATCGTTTGCCACGAGCATCATCCACATTTACTTGTGTATAGGAGTCATTACAG GTCTTGGATTGGCTCTGAACTTCCAGCCATCACTCATTATGTTGAATCGATATTTCAGTGAGAAGCGTCCGCTGGCTAACGGCCTGGCAGCGGCTGGGAGTCCGGTGGCTCTGTGTTGTCTGTCCCCTCTCGGGCAGATCCTTCAGTATGAATATGGCTGGAGAGGGGGCTTCCTCATCTTGGGAGGGATACTGCTGAACTGCTGTGCTTGTGGGGCTTTAATGAGGCCTTTGGTCCCACCAAAGAAGTCCGAGACCCCTGGAATTGAAAACACACCGGATGATGTCGCCAAACCCAAACCCAAGCTGCTGGACTTCAGTGTTTTCAGAGACCGGGGCTTTGTCATTTACACCATCGCTGCCTCCATTATGGTGCTCGGTTTGTTTGTGCCTCCAGTGTTTGTGGTGAGCTATGCCAAAGAGCTGGGAAACGAGGACACGAAATCCGCCCTCCTGCTCACCATTCTGGGTTTCGTTGACATTTTTGCACGGCCCACGTGTGGCATCATCGCAGGACTCCGGTGGGTTCGTCCTCGCTGCGTCTACCTCTTCAGTTTTGCTCTCATATTCAATGGCATCACAGATCTGGTGGGCTCTTTGTCTAAAGACTACAACTCTCTGGTGGTGTTCTGCATCTTTTTCGGCATCTCTTATGGCATGGTTGGGGCCTTGCAGTTTGAGGTCCTCATGGCTATTGTGGGTACAGAGAAGTTCTCCAGCGCCATTGGTTTAGTTCTTCTGCTTGAAGCCATTGCTGTGCTGGTTGGGCCTCCATCTGCTG GGCGCCTTTTGGACTCCACTAAGAATTACATGTTTGTCTTCCTGCTGGCTGGGATTGAGGTTGTGACGTCAGCTTTAGTGCTGGCAATATGCAACTTCCTGTTCATAAAAAGGAAGCCTGAGGCACCAGAGGCTGCAGTGGAGGCTGGGGAGGCAGTCGAGGCAAAGAATCACTCCAGTACGCCACCCATAGGGGAGCCGCACAAGGCCAACGGAAACTCAGAAAAGCAGAGGGATCCGGGTGACCTGAGACCTGAGAGTGCAGTGGAGGATCCAACAGAAgtggaaacatttcttaaatgtAAAGATAAGAACATCACCTGTAGTCCAGAATCTGATCTCTGA